One Paralysiella testudinis genomic window, GCCTTATCCATGGCGGCAAAGCCGTGTGCCAAATTGGTGCAGCCCAATTGGCTGCGCTGGGTTTTGCCTTGCGCCGCAGCGCTGTGGATGCGGGCCAAATAAGCGCTGCGGCTGGCGTGGCTGCGTTGGCGGATGCGTTCGGTAACGCTGTGGATGATGGGGTGGAGGGTGTTCATGCGTGCCTCTTTCTCAAGATTGGCTGCGGATATTTTAATGTGGGTTGATTGTAGTTTTATTACAAAAATTTGGCAACTTGCACTGCAACATGGGTAATGCCGGTGTTTATTTGCTGCATTGCGGCATATTGAATACTCAAAAATCATGGCTTGATGTAGCGATATTTTGTGGATAAGCAAGCGCTTTCAGGCAGCCTTATTTGTGGTAAGTTAATTTATCAAAGATTCATAAAACAGCAGCTTGGCGAGGTTAAATTAAAGCGGTGTGCCAATCTTGGTTTGGCAGCGCATCTTCGCGCTGCGGAAAGGCTGGACAAGCGCTGGCGGCAAATGTAGGATTGCTACAAAATAAAGGCCGTGCATGGGCGGCATCTGTTGTAAAATTTCATTAAGCGTAGGCTGCCTGAATCCGGGTTGTTTGGATTTAATTGGCTGGATTTAAACGGGATGGCGTAAATGGACAATAAACCTGTTTTTGATATGGTGCTGTTTGGCGGCACCGGTGATTTGGTGATGCGCAAATTGTTGCCGTCGCTGTATCAGGCGCATGCGGCCGGTTTGCTTAATCAAAATGGCCGCTTGTGGGCCTTGGGGCGCAAAGATTTGGGGCGTGATGCCTATTTGCAGCAAGTGGAAGCCGAGGCGCGCATCCACATCAAACACGCTTTTGATGCGGCGCAATGGCAAAGCTTTTGCCAGCGCATCGACTATATCCAGCTTGATGCCAACGATGCAGCCGGCTTTCAGCGCTTGGCCGCCGCTTTGGCCGCGCAGGAAAAACGCGGCGAAGTGATTTGCTATTTGTCTACCGCGCCGCGCTACTTCACCCCCATTTGCCGCCATCTGGCCGCGGTGGGGCTGAACGGCAGCCAAGTGCGCGTGGTGTTGGAAAAACCGCTGGGCACCGATTTGGCGTCGTCCAACGCCATCAATGACGCGGTGGCCGAGTTTTTTAACGAAACGCAGATTTACCGTATCGACCACTATCTGGGCAAAGAATCGGTGCAAAACCTGCTGGCCATCCGCTTTGCCAATGTGCTGTTTGAGCCTTTGTGGCGTCGCCAGTGGATCGACAGCGTGCAAATCACCATTGCCGAGAGCTTGGGCGTGGAAGGGCGCGGCGAGTTTTACGACGGCACCGGCGCCTTGCGCGATATGGTGCAAAACCACTTGCTGCAATTGCTGTGTATGGTGGCGATGGAGCCGCCCGCCAGCCTTGATGCCGATGCCGTGCGCGATGAAAAGCTGAAGGTGCTCAAGTCGCTCAAGCCTTTAAGCGCCGAAGACGTGGCGCGGCAAGTGGTGCGCGGCCAGTATAAAGCCGGCGCGATTAATGGCGCGCCGGTGCCCGCGTATCGCGATGAGGCCGATGTGGCCGCCCACAGCCACACCGAAACTTTTGTGGCCATTAAAGCGGAAATCCAGAATTGGCGCTGGGCAGGGGTGCCGTTTTTCTTGCGCACCGGCAAGCGGATGCAGGAAAAGTTGGCCGAAATTGTGATTAATTTTCGCGCCGTGCCGCTGGAGTTGTTTCCCGGCAGCGCCGCGGCGGCGCCCAACCGCTTGGTGATCCGCCTGCAACCGGAAGAAGACATCCGCCTGTATTTGCAGGCCAAACAGCCGGGCAACGATATGGCGGTGCAATCCACTTTTCTGAATCTGGATTTTTGCAATGTATTCCACGCCCGTCGCGCCGACGCCTACGAGCGCCTGCTCTTGGATGTGATTAACGGCAAACTGGCGCTATTTATGCGCCGCGACGAATTGGTGGCGGCATGGGAATGGGTAACGCCGATTATGGACTACTGGGCCGCCAACAACACCGAGCCGAAGCTGTATACCGCCGGCAGCTGGGGGCCTGCTGCTTCGAGTGCGCTGTTGTCGAAAAGCAATACCTGCTGGCATGAAGAGCTGTAGTTTTCAGGCAGCCTTTAG contains:
- the zwf gene encoding glucose-6-phosphate dehydrogenase; protein product: MDNKPVFDMVLFGGTGDLVMRKLLPSLYQAHAAGLLNQNGRLWALGRKDLGRDAYLQQVEAEARIHIKHAFDAAQWQSFCQRIDYIQLDANDAAGFQRLAAALAAQEKRGEVICYLSTAPRYFTPICRHLAAVGLNGSQVRVVLEKPLGTDLASSNAINDAVAEFFNETQIYRIDHYLGKESVQNLLAIRFANVLFEPLWRRQWIDSVQITIAESLGVEGRGEFYDGTGALRDMVQNHLLQLLCMVAMEPPASLDADAVRDEKLKVLKSLKPLSAEDVARQVVRGQYKAGAINGAPVPAYRDEADVAAHSHTETFVAIKAEIQNWRWAGVPFFLRTGKRMQEKLAEIVINFRAVPLELFPGSAAAAPNRLVIRLQPEEDIRLYLQAKQPGNDMAVQSTFLNLDFCNVFHARRADAYERLLLDVINGKLALFMRRDELVAAWEWVTPIMDYWAANNTEPKLYTAGSWGPAASSALLSKSNTCWHEEL